One genomic segment of Thermus thermamylovorans includes these proteins:
- a CDS encoding tetratricopeptide repeat protein, translating to MELLLGSGLAEEALVLAAAREEALDLPSLRRLLASLPEALREHPASLLLTGRAARQQGHLDLAEIWLQRAAETEAYRAKAWFELGLVQLQVQGPEGARGAWEEAFRLSNKRSLVRGKAAHNLGGVYLSQGAWQEAQSYLSEAVGTFRLLGYSEGEAESLHLLALALHSQGRLRAAEARYREALRLLAERGRPTGLILSNLAEVYLLQGNLDKAKATILAGEEVGETRARGYLQLNRAWLHLLQGELEQGQALLEKAHSLEGSWELEQEYTLLSARFARYKGDREKAEQELRKLPPSLRRNLELALLGSVDPYALEAEARAQGALFELTASLLLQGRFSEALPLLEQEGFGSLGFDPDIAKKVLPLANKEARLRRLFPLKLYGMGTLRIVFAGKRYLLKDFPTRKAAALLVLLVLGEKPQPRAALAERLWPEADNPLGSLSTALYHIHRLVGARVIEGKGGFLSLAYPANTDLTRIEELEDFHELSLPVLPELQDILVDEAMILEAQRERRLRYLVEQETGRALQYMEDLVMKSPLDIGAREHLISLYEEVGQKRFAHLQKRRLEQLLGA from the coding sequence TTGGAACTCCTACTGGGTTCGGGACTTGCCGAAGAAGCCTTGGTGCTAGCAGCTGCTCGGGAGGAGGCCTTGGATCTCCCATCCCTTCGGCGGCTCCTCGCCTCCCTGCCCGAAGCCCTTCGCGAGCACCCAGCCTCCCTGCTCCTCACCGGGAGAGCCGCGCGGCAACAAGGGCATCTGGACCTGGCCGAGATCTGGCTTCAGCGGGCGGCCGAGACCGAGGCCTACCGAGCCAAGGCTTGGTTTGAACTGGGGCTGGTGCAACTGCAGGTTCAGGGACCGGAGGGAGCCAGGGGAGCTTGGGAAGAAGCCTTCCGTCTAAGCAACAAGAGGAGCTTGGTCCGGGGCAAGGCCGCCCACAACCTCGGGGGGGTGTACCTATCCCAAGGGGCTTGGCAGGAAGCGCAGAGCTACCTAAGCGAAGCGGTGGGTACCTTTCGCCTTCTAGGCTACTCCGAAGGGGAAGCCGAGAGCCTGCACCTCCTGGCCCTTGCTCTCCACAGCCAAGGCCGCCTTCGAGCGGCGGAAGCCCGGTATCGGGAAGCCTTACGGCTGCTCGCGGAACGAGGCAGGCCTACCGGCCTGATCCTGAGCAACCTGGCGGAGGTTTATCTGCTGCAAGGAAACCTCGATAAGGCCAAGGCCACGATTCTTGCAGGTGAAGAGGTGGGAGAAACCCGAGCCCGGGGCTACCTCCAGCTCAACCGGGCCTGGCTGCACTTACTGCAAGGGGAGCTGGAGCAGGGTCAAGCGCTTTTGGAAAAGGCTCACAGCCTCGAGGGAAGCTGGGAGCTGGAACAGGAATACACGCTCCTCTCCGCCCGCTTTGCCCGCTACAAGGGGGATAGGGAGAAGGCCGAGCAGGAGTTGCGAAAGCTGCCTCCCAGCCTCAGGCGGAACTTAGAGCTGGCCTTGCTCGGCAGCGTGGATCCTTACGCTCTGGAGGCAGAGGCACGTGCCCAAGGAGCTCTTTTTGAACTAACTGCTTCCTTGCTGCTCCAGGGTCGGTTCAGCGAAGCCTTACCTCTCCTGGAACAGGAGGGGTTTGGGTCTCTCGGCTTTGATCCTGACATAGCAAAGAAGGTACTTCCCCTCGCCAACAAGGAGGCTCGACTGCGCAGGCTATTCCCCTTGAAGCTCTACGGAATGGGCACTCTTCGTATAGTCTTCGCGGGTAAAAGGTACCTCTTGAAGGACTTCCCCACACGGAAGGCAGCTGCACTCCTAGTCCTGCTGGTGCTAGGGGAGAAGCCGCAACCCCGAGCAGCTCTGGCGGAAAGGCTTTGGCCTGAAGCGGATAACCCCCTGGGGAGTCTGTCCACCGCTCTGTATCACATCCATCGCCTGGTAGGAGCGAGAGTGATCGAAGGGAAAGGAGGCTTCCTCTCGCTCGCCTACCCAGCAAACACAGACCTCACCCGGATAGAAGAGCTGGAGGATTTCCATGAACTTTCCCTCCCTGTGCTGCCGGAGCTCCAGGACATCCTGGTCGATGAGGCTATGATATTGGAGGCACAGCGGGAGCGGCGACTGAGATACCTGGTAGAGCAAGAGACAGGCCGGGCCTTACAGTACATGGAGGATCTCGTCATGAAAAGCCCCTTGGACATAGGGGCACGTGAGCACCTCATAAGCCTTTATGAGGAGGTCGGGCAGAAGCGCTTTGCCCATCTACAAAAGAGACGCTTGGAGCAACTCCTAGGGGCTTGA
- a CDS encoding S8 family peptidase, with protein MGVGAGDALFILYALQGFDFLLRPEIRERYNLRIISNSWGSSGRFAPYHPISLATKRAYDLGIVVVFAAGNSGPNPDTLNPYSASPCAISVAAGDKSGNLARFSSRGIPGDPFHHPDITAPGVNIVAARASTCSLCALDTRTPTGDPQNALFYTTMSGTSMATPHVSGTIALMLEANPGLTLEDILAIFQDTARKMYDQDGREMDLWEVGYGYLDAYAAVQEAVRRNPSRFVLETIPLETWTGTVQPAVCLIDCVVNARHEKEIQVPSGLSALRVRVSWGNPLYDLDLYVYDPDGNLAASSTQGVSVSEEVAVPNPRPGTWKAEVRGYLNLTTTYQGQAEGERLNRRP; from the coding sequence GTGGGAGTGGGAGCTGGGGATGCTCTCTTCATTCTCTACGCCCTCCAGGGATTTGACTTCCTTCTGAGGCCGGAGATCCGGGAGCGTTACAACCTCCGGATCATCTCCAACTCGTGGGGATCGAGCGGACGTTTCGCTCCCTACCACCCTATTTCCCTGGCTACCAAGCGCGCCTACGATCTCGGGATCGTTGTCGTCTTCGCCGCTGGGAATAGCGGTCCGAACCCGGATACCCTTAACCCCTACTCCGCTTCCCCGTGCGCTATCTCTGTAGCCGCTGGCGACAAGAGCGGTAACCTTGCCAGATTTTCTAGCCGGGGCATTCCTGGAGATCCCTTTCACCATCCCGACATTACCGCTCCCGGGGTGAATATCGTTGCTGCTAGGGCCTCGACCTGTTCTCTCTGCGCCCTGGACACGAGAACGCCCACGGGGGATCCGCAGAATGCCCTGTTTTATACCACTATGAGCGGCACCTCCATGGCTACCCCTCACGTTTCTGGGACCATCGCCCTTATGTTGGAAGCCAACCCCGGGCTCACCCTTGAGGATATTCTGGCTATTTTCCAAGATACTGCCCGCAAGATGTACGACCAGGACGGAAGGGAGATGGACCTGTGGGAAGTGGGCTACGGGTATCTGGATGCTTATGCTGCTGTGCAGGAGGCTGTCCGGCGCAACCCCAGCCGGTTTGTCCTGGAAACCATTCCTCTTGAAACCTGGACGGGCACGGTGCAGCCAGCTGTATGCCTTATCGACTGCGTTGTGAATGCCCGTCACGAAAAGGAGATTCAGGTCCCTTCTGGGCTCAGCGCCTTACGGGTCCGCGTAAGTTGGGGTAATCCCCTCTACGATCTAGATCTATACGTCTACGACCCCGACGGGAATCTAGCTGCCTCTTCCACCCAGGGCGTGTCTGTGAGCGAAGAGGTAGCCGTGCCTAACCCTAGGCCGGGGACCTGGAAAGCAGAGGTGCGGGGTTACCTTAACCTGACCACCACCTACCAAGGGCAGGCGGAGGGCGAACGCCTTAACCGTCGCCCATAG
- a CDS encoding S8 family serine peptidase, with amino-acid sequence MVAAHLPVTREVVEGLVQGLAPLGLLSIYADRQLEYFLKESSPFIGAPQAREAFGVTGKGVGVGVLDSGIDGLHQDFDPRVNLGRNVKLVGSVLESPLGGVLWMDLPNTDTTSGHGTHVASTIAGLGRGSCKDLCVRVAGLPLTRTSTLVLLQKLLWWEWELGMLSSFSTPSRDLTSF; translated from the coding sequence ATGGTGGCTGCACACCTTCCTGTGACCCGGGAGGTGGTAGAGGGCTTGGTGCAGGGCTTAGCCCCCTTGGGGCTACTTTCCATCTACGCTGACCGTCAACTGGAATATTTCCTCAAGGAGAGCAGCCCCTTCATTGGAGCTCCCCAGGCCCGGGAAGCCTTCGGGGTCACGGGAAAGGGGGTTGGCGTAGGGGTTCTTGACAGCGGCATAGACGGTCTTCACCAGGACTTCGACCCCCGGGTGAACCTTGGGCGGAACGTGAAACTCGTGGGTTCCGTTCTGGAAAGTCCTTTGGGCGGCGTCCTCTGGATGGACCTTCCCAACACTGACACCACCAGCGGGCATGGGACCCATGTGGCCTCCACTATCGCCGGCTTGGGCCGGGGGTCGTGTAAGGATTTATGTGTAAGGGTNGCCGGGCTTCCCTTAACCAGAACAAGTACATTGGTATTGCTCCAGAAGCTACTCTGGTGGGAGTGGGAGCTGGGGATGCTCTCTTCATTCTCTACGCCCTCCAGGGATTTGACTTCCTTCTGA